TACCTCGTCCTTGACGTGCCGCAGGGGGGAGTACTCAGTTGTGCCCCTTTTATCGAGAAGATGAACTCTTTACGTTCAATCATTCCTCGAAGTATTTTTTACTGTGTATATGTAGATGACTTACAGTTAGGGTTTAGATAATGTAACCTCGCGATGTGTGAAAGACAAGTGCAGCTTGGTCTGAACAAAGAGTCGAAGTGGGCCAACGAAAATGGCTTTAGGGTAAATCCCGGCAAAACATCATGCATCCTTTTCtaaaaaaagaagaggcctgaTTCCGGAACCCGGCATTGTGCTAGACAGACACCACATAACTGTGAGCACAGAACAGAAATTTTTAGGCATGATTTTAGACGCGAAATTGACATTGATATCACACATAAAGCATATTAAGAGAAAATGCTTGAACGCTATGAACATTCTAAAAATATTGTCGCACACAGCATGGGGTAGTAATCCGAAGGGTCTAACAAATCTCCTCAAGAACCTCATACTTATACGATTAGATTACGGCGCCATAGTGTACCAGTCTGTCACTCCAAGCGCCCTAAAAATACTAGATCCTGTTCACCACCTAGGcatccgtctggccacaggcaCCTACAGGACAAGTCCTGTGGCAAGCCTTTATGTAGAGGCAAGCGAGTGGTCGCTCCATCTGCAACGTTCATACTTAAGATTCacttattttctgaaagtgaaTGCGAACCCAGAACACTTCTCTTATCCAACCGTAAACAATTTGACATCGGCAACGCTCTTTAGTAATCGACCGTCTGCTAGCGAGCCATTTTCTCTGCGCGTAAGAAAACTTTCTGAGGAAATGGGAGTTCCGATTCTTGAGCCAAGCCTGATGGTCCCAGCGAAGCCATTGCCGCCGTGGCTGTGGCAGCCCATAAAGTGCGACAGATCGTTCATCGTCCAAATACTCATGCccagaattctacacagatgcttcaaAGTCGCATGCCGACGTTTCTTATGGCGCAGTCAGCCCACCCTTCTCAGAATCGGGCTGTTTGCACTCGAAAACGACCATCTTTACGGCAGAGCCATACACATTCTTGTCGGCTGTAAGGCACACCAAGGAAACAAAACTAGAAAAAGGAATAATATATACAGATTCACTGAGCGTCTCCAAAGCGTTGATGTCcctacaaaagaataaaaatcctGTCTTTACTGAACTTTATGCAGTCCTCTGCGCTTTGTACGCATCTCATCGACACATCATACTATGcggggtacctggccatagaggcatcgagggtagtATGCTTGCCGACCGTATAGACACATCACTAACCGCAGTGCCAAGTAATTCTTCCATAGCTCTCACTGTAATAGATTTAAAGCCCTTCCTACGCAAGAGACTGAGGGGCCATTGCCAACGTACGTGAGACACTGGAACCCTTAATAAGCTTCACGTTATCAAGTCACACATAGGAAAGTGGCCACCACTGACAAAGACACGACAGACTGAGGTAATTTTTCTGTCGCCTTAAGATAGGTCGTATTTATGGAACCTATTAACCGCTGATGATCTTCTTGTCTGCGATAAATGTTTTGAGGCGCTTACGGTTGATCCCGTCTTTTTAGAGTGTCGAGAAATAGAAGCTCAACGACAAAAGTACTTTTCCTCGGCATAGAGCCAACACAATCCGCTTCACCCCGCAATGATTTTCGGCATTGAACCACTATTTGACGAGAAGTTAGTTTTGACGTTTTAACGAGATGTCGGCACATTACATGTTATCAGACGAAGGTATACGTAACACATCCTCTCACTAGACGCTGCTGCTGCGATAGCATTTTTGTAAGTCCATGCCTCCCAGCCTTTGCGTTCAAGGGCTCACAGGTGAGGTACGAGTGCTACTGTTACTCACTCGTTCAGTGTATAATCCCTTGGTTATAAAACTTTTATGTTCATAGCGTGCACCGctagtcattgtcattattttaacacctatacattttacgcactttacaagGACTAATTTTAGGCCACTCTACAGCCAAGTTACATGTACCAGTCACATACTGATTCACAACCCTGACATTTGTCATGTTCTAGCACCGGCACTTCATTTATTATctttggcttggcgctctttggccatatctggccgtTGCGCCAATAAAATCCGTACATCAtcaacatcattatcatcatcatcatcatcatcatcaaaacaaGTGATTAACCGCAGCTGGATGAAACCAACCGCATAAGGTTTTctgtcatgtggcgctcctcgAAATATTTCTTATATCCTGCCTATTTAGATaattcgcttaccgaattggatgggccgacgacgcctcgtgtgaggactgtggtgacgaggagacttttcaacaccttctttgtgactgtcctcgatataatttacagagacaatcactcgcaaccgcgatagcgcgctttgaccaaagacctctcacagaggaacttattttaaaataccgccatcataagccttcgcagcagagggcgacgagtgcactgttgcggtttttgagggcgacagaattggacaggcggctgtagcctgaaaaGATGTTGACAGTGCCtaaagtgtcactgtgctgtgcgatgacagtattcggtgacagtgactgattgtgtgtctatgctccttcctttccttatctctactttgttaccactttacctccccctcccctctctccccagcgtagggtagccaaccggatctttttctctggttaccctccctgcctttcccctttcctctctctctctctcttcttagaTCAATTATTCAAAAATTTTCATATTCAATTTAGGCCCAAGTGCGTTTTGTTACGTTGTAGAGGGTCTTCAGAAACGACCCATCCacttttttgtggcaacgtaagTGCTGCGTGGGGATCGTTTTCGGCATTCAAGCAAAGCCCGCGTAATATGAaatgaaaccacgtgactgcgctcatgcgcagCCGTatcgcagcgctctcaaccgcgtTTTGAACGAAAGAACCGAGCTCAGCACTGAAACTGTCAAGTGTACGGTGCATAGTGTTCGCCCAAGACGCGCATTGGCGAACTAGGCCCCTTGGTTACGGATGCAATGCTGAAATGCAGGCATGAcgtaatgatgataatgatgatgaacggaagaaactagtaaaGGCGGCAGAAACCCCCGCTCGGTGACAACGTTTCGACAAAAGGACGCGTTTGTCAAGGCTTGCTGAAAACAGGTCCACTCGTCAAAAAGGTGGCAGCTCGATgaagtttctctttttttcattttcctgcacTTTACTTCACTCCTGTGGAACCAACTAGTAGGTGACACGATGCGTGATTTTATTGCGCAAACTGAAGGTGCAAAGTAAAACGCCCAAGCGAAATGGGGACAAGGCAAGGATGTGTCTTCACTTTTAGTGCTTCTTGTGTCAACGTTTCGTTTTTTCCCGCACCCTAAGCAATACCTACTCCCGTAGTGGACCGATATAAACTGCCTTTTTCTCTGTGTGTGAGAGATCCCAACGGGTTTGTTTTCTCATTGTAGGACGATGAGCTATCGATTCAGACCCTCACATCACTGCGGTACACTAACCAAGTACTGTCCGAGACCTTAAGGATGTATCCACCAATCACCTCGTAAGTATTGAAGACATGTCAGTAAATTGCATTGCACACTATGCCACTGCACCCATTGTTTGGCTTTCCTGCCGTATTTCCAGCGGCGAAATACAGGCCCGTTTTAAACTCCATCTTTCCACATAAAGCACCGGATATTAGGACGTATTTTATCGAAGCAGCATTTCACTGTTTAAACAATGAATGTTCTcggcggagttttttttttttttttttttatagtccaGTTTCCGTTTTACTTGTGCGCACAGGTCTGATGATGTCTCGCTATAGATGCCCCGTGTAGAATTCCTTTACGAAAAAGATAAGCCTTTTATCTATCTTTCTTTTTGATAAAGTAGTTCAgtaactgcattttctttttactttccctCGTAGCATGGGTTGATTCGGTTTCTTTGTTTTTATACGGAGgatataaatattaaaaaaaacagaGGTGTAAGTTACATTCACAGGCTATTATTTATTTTCAATGAACATTAAGCAAGTGTTGCGCGCCTGCCTCGTTTTGAATAGTGAACCCTTGCGTTCCGTCGCAAATACAGTAGCAGAGGCGTTGTCGCACGTATGTTAACGCTGAATAGACTACCAGCGCATGAGATAGGAAGAACATGAAGAAAATGGGCAGAATGAGCACTGCTTCGTCGGTTTCCTCGCGTTGGTCCTGACCGATGCGAAGCTCTATTTATCTTCAACTTGTACTAACCAGTCTAAGTTGGCCCTCTTCTGCACGGTCACCTACCATGTAAACAGGCACATTCTGCCACCGATACAGCGGCCGATATGCCAGCGAGATTATATCATTTAAAGCATCTCTTACGTCGGGACACGCAGATTCACAACACGCTGTGCGGGTGAAGATTACCAGAGCGGCAAGTATCTCATCAAGAAAGGAATGTCTGTCATGGTGCCTACATACCACCTGCATCATGATCCGATGTACTGGACGGACCCGGAGAAGTTTGATCCCGAGAGGTGAGTACCATTAAATCCTTTAAGAGAATATCGCCATCTCAATTAGCCCAAAACCAAGCTGAACTTCTTTGGCAGCGCTGTTTGAGGGAGTACCTGCTTCTCATTGTCATTGTCTCGAGCGTTGATAGGTCAGCTTTAGGTTGAACACGCCTGCAGTACTTGGTGACTGAAGTTACTAACACTGAATGAGTTTTTTTTTAGTATCGAGCGGCTGCCAACAGAATAGCCGCCAACACCAAGATTACAGTACGTCAGACCTCTAGTATTTCGCGCACACGACAAGGAAGAATTAAGGAATATCAGAAAGGAACCAATTACTCGCCATATGTAAACAGCAGCAGGACTGCTCACACCAGAAAAATATTGTGTTAGCCGTTAAAGTTGAATTACAGTGTCAATAGCTAGAGTATACATAACCAATGTTAGCTACTAGTTTCCACCAGAAACTCCTTACTATTTACTGCGCCTTCGTTCATACACGTATCAGTGACTTGCTTTCCACTAAGGTTAACATGCACATGAAACAATTCGATTCACTGCAATTTACTCTGAACCAAAGCAAATCAGGCATCACACATTTGACGTTGAGGAATTCTACACTGAATACTCTAATTTTACATGCTCGAAACACTGTACGCAAGATCCATTTATTCCACGcaaaattgtgttttctcgtGATTACTAACACGCTGCTTCCCCATACCAAGTGTCTTCGCCATCAACAGGATGTTTCACCACCCAAGCTCAGAAATTATTATGGTGAATTCACCGCTTACTTCTCTAGCACATATGGATGTAGCTTATTAGCTGTACAATTGAACGAATCGTCCACCATAAGCAAGCTCAAACGCAACCTTTTCATTGTGTGTCACCAAGAACAATTTATTTGTGATATTTCAACGTATACAAACACCACACATACATATAGAGGACGAGAAGCAGACAACTCTCTCCTGAACGTTGCTTGTAGCTGCTTGACAGGgagtaaaaaaatagaaaagaaagacgAAGGCATGCCACAGTGCACTGCATTACGCTCAGAGTCTGAACTCTACAAACGCAAGCTGGTCTCGCAGTTGACAAGAAAACCAGCACAGCTTTATGGGCCTTTAATCGAGCCAAAGCCCGCTTTTTGTTTCAACCATGCGCAATCACCTGCATGCACAACGAAAACTAAACGAATAAGATGGAACAATTGTGAACACTGTATTATCACTCAGGGCTCTAGTACtatggtgctttttttttctcgtcgttATGTATTTCCCTTTCCATGTTGTTCTGGCTCTTAGTAGTTATTTGTGGCGTACGTGGCCGACTAATTTGGTATTCTCTTGCGTAGCATAAAGAGCACGGGAGACGAGAACGACACAATTGAAAGAAGAAATCAAACACGATAACAATCGCCAAGTTCGGGAGATAAGATCCGCGTTTATCGATATGAACGTTCGTCCCACTATGTCGTGCCCTAGTACGATGTTGATATACTGTCACATTGTCATGCAGAATACCATCAGTGTGTTTGTTTTCAAAGGGATATGCAAAGCACGAAACATTAACAACACCGCAGGTGTTTTGCACACCATGCTTTGTTGGCATCAGTCGGCCTGTAAAGCATCTGCTATGGGACTGCAAAAAGAGAGAAATTAAATAGAGAAAAcaaggaaaggaaaggcaggcaTGTTCACCAGATGAGAGTATCTGGTTTTCCTGTCTGCCTTTGAGACAAAAGAACCTAGCACTTCGTATTACGTCTTCACAAGGCTGGATCAACCGCAGGGACGGTGCGGATGCAGAACAGATGATCCTCGCGGTACCGGAGCTTGCGCCGCCGGTTGTtaagcgtgtgcgcgcgtgtgtgcaagtgtgtgtgcgtgtgtgtgcgtacgggcgtgcttgtctctctctctctctctctgtgcatgtgtgtgtgtgtgtgtgtggatgcgtgcgtgtgcgcatgtTGATGCACGTGTTCTCGATGCCCTCATGCCCCAGTGATACTGAAGGCCATGCTGTCATTCTTTATAGCACAGACATTCAGTCAATTTACTCACGCACCATTACACTTCCTGCACGAAACAGATTCACTTGCGTAATTACAACATACCTCTCTTTGACGCCAAAAGTCAGATTTTTCAAGTAAAAAAACTAACGAAATGAAAAGGCTCATATTACTGCAAAATCGCCCTCAAATGCTTCTCTGAGAGTGCAAATCACATTCGtcatacttcctttttttttcttccccaggTTCAGCCCCGAGAACAAGCATCTCATAAATCCGGCCGTATACCAGCCGTTCGGACTAGGAGTTCGCGTGTGCATCGGCCAGCGTCTAGCGCTCATCGAAATGGCCTCCGTGACGTCGCAGGTGTTGCGTCGCTTCCGGATAACCCACGGCCCTAGTCAAAAGGTGACGCTTACTACTGCGACAGAAATCGCATGGACGCTCGAGACGAGATTTTTTTCGCCGTCGTCCTCGGCGCGCTCTCAACGCCATTGACTGCGCTGTTGCGGCTTTTGTCGGGCTCGGGTTCCCAGAGCCC
Above is a genomic segment from Dermacentor andersoni chromosome 8, qqDerAnde1_hic_scaffold, whole genome shotgun sequence containing:
- the LOC129384342 gene encoding cytochrome P450 3A7-like, with protein sequence MYPPITSFTTRCAGEDYQSGKYLIKKGMSVMVPTYHLHHDPMYWTDPEKFDPERFSPENKHLINPAVYQPFGLGVRVCIGQRLALIEMASVTSQVLRRFRITHGPSQKPDLELDTYAFLVAPKDKVWIHLHKLNSAK